Proteins co-encoded in one Symmachiella macrocystis genomic window:
- the acpP gene encoding acyl carrier protein, with the protein MSVEEKVFEIVSEHLGTPREEVARESAFIEDLKADSLDIVELVMEFEEEFDVTIPDEDYEKIRTVGDAIDYIEEHK; encoded by the coding sequence GTGTCAGTCGAAGAAAAGGTGTTTGAAATTGTCAGCGAGCACTTGGGGACTCCCCGTGAGGAAGTTGCCCGTGAGAGCGCGTTTATCGAGGACTTGAAAGCGGACTCGTTGGACATCGTAGAATTGGTCATGGAATTCGAAGAAGAATTCGATGTAACAATTCCGGATGAAGACTACGAGAAGATCCGCACTGTGGGCGATGCGATCGACTACATTGAGGAGCACAAGTAG
- the fabD gene encoding ACP S-malonyltransferase — protein MSKTAFLFPGQGAQHVGMGKTISEKYPAARALYEQAGEILGFDLAQLCFEGPQEKLNATDISQPAIFVTSLAAMEMLRAESPEVVDDCAVTAGLSLGEYTALVFAGAMSFEDGLKVVQRRGQAMQAAAEATPSGMVSLLLLQREQVEELVQEASSAGSIQIANYLCPGNIVVSGEQAACERIAELAEAAGGKPAALAVAGAFHTDLMKPADTLLAEALAGVTISTPRIPVVSNVDAAAHESGEIVDLLVRQVISPVLWEDSIRGLLQDGVDQFYEVGPGKVLRGLLKRIARKVPCETVNDS, from the coding sequence GTGAGCAAAACTGCATTTTTATTTCCCGGCCAAGGCGCTCAGCACGTCGGTATGGGGAAAACGATTTCGGAAAAATATCCCGCCGCACGCGCACTCTACGAGCAGGCGGGCGAAATTCTGGGATTTGATTTGGCGCAACTTTGTTTCGAAGGTCCGCAAGAGAAGTTGAACGCCACGGACATCAGCCAACCTGCGATTTTCGTCACCAGTTTGGCCGCTATGGAAATGCTCCGTGCGGAGTCGCCTGAAGTCGTTGATGATTGTGCGGTGACCGCCGGATTGAGTTTGGGAGAATACACCGCGTTGGTTTTTGCCGGCGCCATGTCCTTTGAGGATGGGCTGAAAGTGGTCCAACGTCGCGGCCAAGCCATGCAGGCTGCCGCCGAAGCGACCCCCTCGGGAATGGTGAGCTTGTTGTTGCTGCAGCGCGAGCAAGTCGAGGAATTAGTTCAAGAGGCTTCGTCGGCCGGATCGATCCAGATCGCCAATTATTTGTGTCCGGGAAATATCGTTGTGTCGGGCGAGCAAGCGGCCTGTGAGCGGATTGCTGAACTTGCCGAAGCCGCCGGGGGCAAACCGGCAGCGTTGGCAGTGGCGGGCGCATTCCATACCGATTTAATGAAGCCCGCCGATACGTTGCTAGCGGAGGCTTTAGCGGGAGTGACCATCTCCACGCCGCGCATTCCCGTGGTCTCCAACGTCGACGCGGCAGCGCATGAAAGCGGCGAAATAGTTGATTTATTGGTTCGACAAGTGATCAGCCCGGTCTTGTGGGAAGATTCGATTCGTGGTCTACTGCAAGACGGTGTTGACCAGTTTTACGAAGTTGGGCCGGGGAAAGTCCTGCGTGGTTTGTTGAAACGGATCGCGCGGAAGGTTCCCTGCGAGACAGTCAATGATTCCTGA
- the plsX gene encoding phosphate acyltransferase PlsX has product MRTALDAMGGDHAPQPNIDGAIAALQGDPNLEVVLVGDEGLLEDLVGKSGYSGERLEIRHSDGVVEMCEKPTDALRSKPNCSIAVCWQMMASRDVDAVVSAGHTGAVVAAGLRTRLFLKGVKRPGIAVAVPTIVGQSVLMDVGANPAARPEHLYQYGIMGEIYAREVLEVEDVRVGLMNIGSEDGKGTELVQEAHALLSTRPLKDRYIGNVEGRGVYQGEADVIICEGFVGNVVLKVSEGVAQMMLGTVAKTVVENLSSEREHAGNLLRKMSQRFVHNESGGAPLLGIDGICIIGHGSSNAHSITNALRVATTFRDRRINSQIVEAIAAHKVS; this is encoded by the coding sequence ATGCGTACGGCATTGGACGCGATGGGCGGCGATCACGCCCCACAGCCGAATATTGATGGTGCAATCGCAGCACTTCAAGGTGACCCGAATCTCGAGGTTGTCTTAGTAGGTGATGAAGGATTGCTGGAAGATCTCGTCGGAAAGTCGGGGTATTCCGGAGAGCGCTTGGAAATCCGGCACTCGGACGGTGTCGTGGAGATGTGCGAAAAGCCGACCGATGCGCTCCGCAGCAAACCCAATTGTTCGATTGCCGTTTGTTGGCAAATGATGGCCAGTCGCGATGTCGATGCCGTGGTCAGTGCCGGCCATACCGGCGCGGTCGTGGCGGCAGGCCTGCGGACACGCTTGTTTCTTAAAGGGGTGAAACGCCCCGGTATCGCTGTGGCAGTGCCCACGATTGTCGGCCAATCGGTGCTGATGGATGTAGGGGCCAATCCAGCGGCGCGGCCTGAACACCTTTATCAATACGGGATCATGGGCGAAATCTACGCCCGCGAAGTCCTGGAAGTCGAGGACGTTCGCGTCGGCTTAATGAACATTGGCAGTGAGGACGGAAAAGGGACCGAGCTTGTGCAGGAAGCGCATGCATTGTTGTCCACCCGTCCATTAAAAGATCGATATATCGGCAATGTCGAGGGCCGCGGCGTTTACCAAGGCGAAGCGGACGTGATTATCTGCGAAGGCTTTGTAGGCAACGTCGTGCTGAAAGTCAGCGAAGGCGTGGCCCAAATGATGTTGGGGACCGTGGCGAAAACCGTGGTCGAGAATCTTTCGTCCGAACGCGAACATGCTGGGAATCTGTTACGGAAAATGAGCCAGCGATTCGTGCACAATGAGTCGGGTGGTGCTCCGTTGTTGGGGATCGACGGAATTTGTATTATCGGTCATGGCTCAAGCAATGCACATTCGATCACCAATGCATTGCGAGTCGCAACGACGTTCCGCGACCGCCGCATCAATTCACAAATTGTCGAAGCGATTGCCGCACATAAAGTCTCTTAA
- the rpmF gene encoding 50S ribosomal protein L32 yields MAVPKRKQSHSRSAKRRSHNAIKPTQVNYCAQCGTATKSHAVCPNCGHYHGRTLVDSE; encoded by the coding sequence ATGGCAGTTCCCAAGAGAAAACAGTCACATTCGCGTTCGGCAAAACGCCGCAGTCACAATGCGATTAAACCGACGCAGGTCAACTACTGCGCTCAATGCGGCACGGCAACGAAGAGCCACGCCGTCTGTCCGAATTGCGGGCATTATCACGGTCGGACTTTGGTCGACAGTGAATAA
- a CDS encoding beta-ketoacyl-[acyl-carrier-protein] synthase family protein codes for MSDGHESRTNVVITGAGVVSPIGIGLEAFTDSLLNGKSGISEFQLFEEGILPSHIGGEVSDFNQKSVRDYVPKKGRKSLKVMCREIQLGVASSHLAIENAGVGNGEVAPERFGVEFGANLMFSPPTVLKDACLSCWDLDENNFHFDEWGTTGLSKMEPLWLLQYLPNMPACHIGIFYDLRGPSNSQTMDEASGNIVLGEAVRIIERGAADVMIAAATGTRLHPVKTVHAVMWDTVAKADNPTEACRPFEKNRSGQVIAEGACSLILESEEHANARGANILGHILGTGTACVTSPNLIGDTKKSLVIAMQKALKNAGLTPDDIGHINAHGLGVIETDRDEAAAINEVFGGCKKPVPVTSLKSYFGNSGASCGMLEIAGSLMGLQSGVVPPTLNYDTPDPECPINVISGEPLKTENRTFLNIDVTRQGQASAAVIQAN; via the coding sequence ATGAGTGACGGTCACGAATCCCGAACCAACGTCGTCATCACCGGCGCCGGCGTCGTCAGCCCTATCGGGATCGGTCTGGAAGCGTTCACCGACAGCCTCCTAAACGGCAAAAGCGGCATTAGCGAGTTCCAACTCTTTGAAGAGGGAATCCTCCCGTCGCACATCGGCGGCGAAGTCTCCGACTTTAACCAGAAATCGGTGCGCGATTACGTCCCCAAAAAGGGGCGTAAGAGCCTTAAAGTCATGTGCCGTGAAATCCAACTCGGCGTCGCCTCATCGCACCTAGCGATCGAAAATGCCGGGGTAGGCAATGGCGAAGTCGCCCCCGAGCGGTTCGGCGTGGAATTCGGCGCTAACTTGATGTTCAGCCCGCCAACAGTCCTGAAGGATGCCTGCCTCAGCTGTTGGGATCTCGATGAGAACAATTTCCACTTCGATGAATGGGGCACAACCGGCCTCAGCAAAATGGAACCGCTGTGGCTATTGCAGTACTTGCCCAACATGCCGGCCTGCCACATCGGAATCTTCTACGACCTCCGCGGCCCCAGCAACTCACAAACCATGGACGAAGCTTCCGGCAATATCGTGCTGGGAGAAGCGGTACGGATTATCGAACGCGGCGCCGCCGACGTCATGATCGCCGCCGCCACGGGAACGCGACTGCATCCCGTGAAAACTGTTCACGCGGTGATGTGGGATACGGTTGCCAAGGCGGACAACCCCACCGAAGCCTGTCGCCCCTTTGAAAAAAATCGCAGCGGTCAGGTCATCGCCGAAGGGGCCTGTTCGCTAATTCTCGAATCCGAAGAGCATGCCAACGCACGCGGCGCGAACATTCTTGGTCACATTTTGGGAACCGGCACAGCTTGTGTTACGAGCCCCAACTTGATCGGCGATACGAAAAAGTCGTTGGTGATCGCCATGCAAAAGGCGCTCAAGAACGCCGGCCTAACCCCCGACGACATCGGCCACATCAATGCCCACGGCCTGGGAGTGATCGAAACCGACCGCGATGAGGCGGCCGCCATCAACGAAGTCTTTGGTGGCTGCAAAAAACCGGTGCCGGTCACTTCGCTGAAGAGCTACTTCGGCAACTCCGGCGCCAGTTGCGGCATGCTGGAAATCGCCGGTTCACTAATGGGCCTGCAATCCGGTGTCGTCCCCCCCACGCTGAACTATGACACCCCCGACCCCGAATGCCCGATCAACGTCATCTCCGGCGAACCGCTGAAAACGGAAAACCGCACGTTCCTAAACATCGACGTGACCCGCCAAGGCCAAGCCAGCGCAGCGGTGATCCAAGCGAACTAG